In the Clostridium beijerinckii genome, one interval contains:
- a CDS encoding NADPH-dependent oxidoreductase, with amino-acid sequence MNNTIENIKNHRSIRQYLDKDISDEIIDEIIKAAQAMPNSINGQQTTVIAIRDKSKKEKLAELVGNQEYVAKAPVFLVFVMDFYRTYLAGEKTGSKQIIHEDIESALVGAVDSGITLGAAIIAAESLGLGTVPIGGIRKNPEEVIELLDLPKYTFPLVGLAIGYPSDESHTKPRIPFESFRHNDTYNKEAIENSIDSYDEEMEAYLKDIGRYDKEKNWSTLTSSVYQNIYYPKVKDAMKKQGFTPAK; translated from the coding sequence ATGAATAATACAATAGAAAATATAAAAAATCATAGATCAATTAGACAATATTTAGATAAGGATATTTCAGATGAAATCATAGATGAAATAATAAAAGCTGCCCAAGCCATGCCTAATTCAATAAATGGTCAGCAAACAACTGTCATAGCTATAAGAGATAAATCAAAAAAAGAAAAACTTGCAGAACTTGTTGGAAATCAAGAATATGTAGCTAAAGCTCCTGTTTTCTTAGTTTTCGTAATGGATTTTTATAGAACTTATTTAGCTGGCGAAAAAACTGGTTCTAAGCAAATAATACATGAAGACATTGAAAGTGCTCTAGTTGGTGCTGTAGATAGTGGAATTACTTTAGGTGCAGCAATAATTGCAGCTGAATCTCTAGGACTTGGAACTGTTCCAATTGGTGGAATAAGAAAAAATCCAGAAGAAGTTATAGAACTCTTAGATTTGCCTAAATATACATTCCCACTTGTAGGCCTTGCAATAGGATACCCTTCAGATGAATCACACACTAAGCCAAGAATTCCATTTGAAAGCTTTAGACACAATGATACTTATAACAAAGAAGCTATAGAAAATTCTATTGATAGCTACGATGAAGAAATGGAAGCTTACTTAAAAGACATCGGCAGATATGACAAAGAAAAAAATTGGAGTACTTTAACTTCAAGTGTTTATCAAAATATATATTATCCAAAAGTTAAGGATGCAATGAAGAAACAAGGATTTACCCCTGCAAAATAA
- a CDS encoding leucine-rich repeat domain-containing protein — protein sequence MKKLKLTKVIASALVVASVLMLNPIGANAEWKHNLAGWWYAEGDSWATGWSQIDGKWYHFNSRGYMEHDKTIDGYYLDSSGAWKEVMTTSENLKFDKLTGTIVGYSGVNTVVNIPSEIDGVSVTSIGIGAFSTDNSSAKIESITIPNSVTSIGESAFEWDSNLKAISIPESVKEIEKATFNGCNQLTSVTMPNGLTSIGQGAFSGCVSLTNIKIPDNVIDIGEVAFKGCQNLRSVDIPKSVQVVGWGAFQSCDKLTSINIHRSTFVVKHVFDGSPNVKITIVN from the coding sequence ATGAAAAAGTTAAAATTAACAAAAGTAATAGCTAGCGCTTTGGTTGTAGCTTCTGTATTAATGTTAAATCCAATAGGTGCAAATGCAGAATGGAAACATAATTTAGCAGGATGGTGGTATGCAGAAGGAGATTCATGGGCCACAGGCTGGAGTCAAATTGATGGAAAATGGTATCACTTTAATTCAAGAGGTTATATGGAACATGATAAAACCATTGATGGATACTATTTAGATAGTAGTGGAGCATGGAAAGAAGTGATGACAACAAGTGAAAATTTGAAATTTGATAAATTAACTGGAACAATAGTAGGATATAGCGGAGTTAACACTGTTGTAAATATACCTAGTGAAATTGATGGTGTTTCAGTTACAAGTATAGGAATCGGAGCATTTTCTACTGATAATAGCTCAGCTAAAATAGAGAGTATAACAATACCAAATAGTGTTACAAGTATAGGAGAAAGCGCCTTTGAATGGGACAGCAATTTAAAAGCAATTAGTATACCTGAAAGTGTAAAAGAAATAGAGAAAGCAACATTTAATGGTTGCAATCAGTTAACTAGTGTGACAATGCCTAACGGTCTAACAAGTATCGGGCAAGGGGCTTTTTCAGGCTGCGTAAGTTTAACCAATATAAAAATACCAGATAATGTAATAGATATAGGAGAGGTAGCTTTTAAAGGTTGCCAAAATTTAAGATCTGTAGATATACCTAAAAGCGTGCAAGTTGTTGGATGGGGAGCATTTCAAAGTTGTGATAAACTAACATCAATTAATATACATAGAAGTACTTTTGTTGTAAAACATGTATTTGACGGAAGCCCTAATGTAAAAATAACAATTGTAAATTAG
- a CDS encoding NAD(P)/FAD-dependent oxidoreductase — MKTDLLEKGAILQRDKETYAIAPHLTAGLVTPEILRNIADVAEKYNAAAIKVTGAQRIALVGLKEEDLDNAWDDLGMDPGAAVGLCVRSIKICPGTTFCKRGLQDSVAVGSKLDSLYHGKELPNKLKMGVSGCPHSCADSAFKDIGLIGSGKGWMFYVGGKGGARPRIADRIALSVSEEKVYDLIEKVIEVYRENATNRERLGDYIDRVGLDEFKEQINLNSYL; from the coding sequence ATGAAAACTGATTTATTAGAAAAAGGAGCAATATTACAAAGGGATAAGGAAACATATGCAATTGCTCCACATTTAACTGCTGGACTTGTAACTCCAGAGATTTTAAGAAATATTGCAGATGTAGCTGAAAAATATAATGCAGCGGCTATTAAAGTTACAGGAGCTCAAAGAATTGCATTAGTTGGATTAAAAGAAGAAGATTTAGATAATGCTTGGGATGATCTAGGGATGGACCCAGGTGCAGCAGTAGGTCTATGTGTAAGAAGCATAAAAATATGTCCAGGAACTACTTTTTGTAAAAGAGGTCTTCAAGATTCAGTAGCAGTTGGTTCAAAATTGGACAGCTTATATCATGGAAAAGAATTACCTAATAAATTAAAAATGGGAGTAAGTGGTTGTCCTCATAGCTGTGCAGATAGTGCATTTAAAGATATAGGATTAATAGGAAGCGGAAAAGGATGGATGTTCTATGTTGGCGGAAAAGGTGGAGCTAGACCAAGAATAGCAGATAGAATAGCACTTTCTGTATCAGAAGAAAAGGTATATGATTTAATAGAAAAAGTTATTGAAGTATATAGGGAAAATGCGACTAACAGAGAAAGATTAGGAGATTACATAGACAGAGTAGGATTAGATGAGTTCAAAGAACAAATAAATCTTAATAGTTATTTATAA
- a CDS encoding retroviral-like aspartic protease family protein — translation MKLEYKNGLLFVDMNIGYKGNNVLINNVVVDTGAAHTIINPDSVYKLGIKAEAEDEFITMYGVGGEHYSYRKNINSVNIGRNCLEDVNIDFGLIDEEGYINGLLGLDVLLKLGITINLKELKLYSC, via the coding sequence ATGAAGTTAGAATATAAAAATGGTTTGTTATTTGTTGATATGAATATTGGATATAAGGGCAATAATGTATTAATTAATAATGTGGTTGTAGATACAGGTGCTGCACATACTATTATTAATCCAGATAGTGTATATAAATTAGGGATTAAAGCGGAAGCAGAGGATGAATTTATCACAATGTATGGTGTTGGTGGCGAGCATTATTCTTATAGGAAAAATATTAATTCAGTTAATATAGGAAGAAATTGTTTAGAAGATGTAAATATAGATTTTGGATTAATTGATGAAGAAGGATATATAAATGGTTTACTTGGGCTTGATGTGTTGTTAAAATTAGGTATAACTATCAACTTAAAAGAATTGAAATTATATAGCTGTTAA
- a CDS encoding Rpn family recombination-promoting nuclease/putative transposase: MDYKRATNNVHDKSYKDLYSNKLVFVNLIKEMLNASWAKELNEENLILVDKQYILADYEENEADIVYRANVGGEEIIFYTLLEFQSTVDYRMPLRLFFYINEILREYTKNLTEEDKKNRKGFRVPAVIPIVLYNAIRKWNVPLYFKDIVNKNELFGENIVNFKYSLIDVNHQYTKEELIKNNNITSAIFLLDQKVEPLEFFERLKAVALKFNKLTSREKEILKHWLRNTVDETVRESVVKILEADKEGVENMVANNAFMIKEMKEKVEKETRKQDRIEIAKNAIKLGMNDEDISKLTGLNVDEISKIRFKN; this comes from the coding sequence ATGGATTATAAGAGGGCTACAAATAATGTACATGATAAATCATATAAAGATCTTTATTCAAATAAATTAGTGTTTGTTAATTTAATTAAAGAAATGCTTAATGCATCTTGGGCAAAAGAATTAAATGAAGAAAATTTAATTTTAGTAGATAAGCAGTATATATTAGCAGACTATGAAGAAAATGAAGCGGATATTGTATATAGGGCAAATGTTGGTGGAGAAGAAATCATATTCTATACACTTTTAGAATTTCAATCAACTGTGGATTATAGAATGCCCTTAAGATTATTCTTTTATATTAATGAAATACTTAGAGAATATACTAAAAATTTAACAGAGGAAGATAAGAAAAATAGAAAAGGATTTAGAGTTCCAGCAGTAATTCCAATTGTATTATATAATGCTATAAGAAAGTGGAATGTACCTCTTTATTTTAAAGATATAGTAAATAAAAATGAGTTGTTTGGTGAGAATATAGTAAACTTTAAATATTCACTTATTGATGTAAATCATCAATATACAAAAGAAGAATTAATAAAAAACAATAATATTACATCAGCTATATTTTTATTAGATCAAAAGGTAGAACCATTAGAATTTTTTGAGAGGTTAAAGGCTGTAGCACTAAAATTTAATAAATTAACAAGTAGAGAAAAAGAAATATTGAAACACTGGCTTAGGAATACTGTTGATGAAACCGTAAGAGAAAGTGTTGTTAAAATACTAGAAGCTGATAAAGAAGGAGTGGAAAATATGGTAGCAAATAATGCTTTTATGATTAAAGAAATGAAAGAAAAAGTTGAAAAAGAAACTAGAAAGCAAGATAGAATCGAGATTGCTAAAAATGCAATAAAATTGGGTATGAATGATGAAGATATAAGCAAATTAACAGGCTTAAATGTAGATGAGATATCTAAAATAAGATTCAAGAATTAA
- a CDS encoding (deoxy)nucleoside triphosphate pyrophosphohydrolase yields the protein MKKTINVVAAIIKNENEEILCALRSPIMKSPNLWEFPGGKIEDNETPKEAIEREIFEELNCKVRYINIHNENRHEYDDFIVNLITTNCELVDSYPKANEHAALLWLKPESLLSLKWAPADIPAVLEIIKNHAII from the coding sequence ATGAAGAAAACTATTAATGTTGTAGCTGCAATTATAAAAAATGAGAACGAAGAAATATTATGCGCTCTACGCTCTCCTATTATGAAATCGCCAAATCTTTGGGAGTTCCCAGGTGGTAAAATAGAGGATAATGAAACTCCAAAAGAAGCTATTGAAAGAGAAATCTTTGAAGAATTGAATTGTAAAGTGCGATATATTAATATACATAATGAAAATAGGCATGAATACGATGATTTTATTGTAAATTTGATAACTACTAACTGCGAATTAGTAGATAGCTATCCTAAAGCTAATGAACACGCAGCTTTATTATGGCTGAAACCAGAAAGCCTGCTTTCTTTGAAGTGGGCTCCTGCAGATATTCCTGCTGTACTCGAAATAATAAAAAATCATGCTATTATTTAG
- a CDS encoding DEAD/DEAH box helicase — translation MIKANFNDYKLCNELLKAISMLNFNELTKVQEQVIPIALEEKDIVVKSKTGSGKTASYAIPICQLVDWEENKPQALVITPTRELAIQVKEDFFNIGRFKRIKAAAIYGKSPFYDQEKELKQKTHIVVGTPGRIIDHIEKGTFDLSKIKYLIIDEADEMLNMGFVDQIETIIKSLSKERMTMLLSATMPKDIETLCNKYMKDPIHIEIEDQNKAADNICQERYNVNERNKIELLRDITILENPDSCMIFCNTKQKVDEVYKELAKLQYNCRKIHGGMEQSDRLRVMNNFKLGYFRYLIATDVAARGIDIDNITHVINYDIPEDKESYVHRIGRTGRAGKMGRAITFVTQNESKFLNDIHEYIGKEILLKERPKVETINNLKEEFALKMNTRPEIKETKGEKLSKEIMKLHINAGKKTKMRAVDIVGTLCNIEGMTKDDIGIINIVDISTFVEILNNKGEWVFQQLQKTPIKGRLRTVSKVDI, via the coding sequence ATGATAAAAGCAAATTTTAATGATTATAAGTTATGCAATGAGCTATTAAAAGCAATTAGTATGTTAAATTTCAATGAGTTAACAAAAGTTCAAGAACAGGTTATACCGATTGCGTTAGAAGAAAAGGATATAGTAGTAAAGTCTAAAACCGGAAGTGGTAAGACTGCATCATATGCTATTCCTATTTGCCAATTAGTGGATTGGGAAGAAAATAAACCCCAAGCATTAGTAATTACACCAACAAGAGAACTTGCTATCCAAGTCAAAGAGGATTTTTTCAATATAGGTAGATTTAAAAGAATTAAAGCAGCTGCAATTTATGGGAAGTCACCTTTCTATGATCAAGAAAAGGAACTTAAGCAAAAGACACATATAGTAGTTGGAACACCTGGTCGTATTATAGATCATATAGAAAAAGGTACATTTGATCTATCAAAAATAAAGTATCTTATAATAGATGAAGCTGATGAAATGCTTAATATGGGATTTGTAGATCAGATAGAAACAATAATAAAAAGCTTATCAAAAGAACGTATGACCATGTTATTGTCAGCCACAATGCCAAAAGACATAGAGACTTTATGCAATAAATATATGAAAGATCCTATACATATTGAAATAGAGGATCAAAATAAAGCTGCAGATAATATATGTCAAGAAAGATATAACGTAAATGAAAGGAATAAAATAGAACTTTTAAGAGATATAACTATATTAGAAAATCCAGATAGTTGTATGATATTCTGCAATACAAAACAAAAGGTTGATGAAGTTTATAAGGAGTTGGCAAAGCTCCAGTATAATTGTAGAAAAATACATGGTGGAATGGAACAAAGTGATAGATTAAGAGTAATGAATAATTTTAAGCTGGGTTATTTTAGATATTTAATAGCCACAGATGTTGCAGCTAGAGGGATAGATATAGATAATATCACCCATGTAATTAATTATGATATACCAGAAGACAAGGAAAGTTATGTTCATAGGATAGGAAGAACTGGACGTGCAGGCAAGATGGGTAGAGCAATTACTTTTGTAACACAAAATGAAAGTAAGTTTTTAAATGATATACATGAATATATAGGCAAAGAGATTCTTTTGAAGGAAAGACCTAAAGTGGAAACTATAAATAATCTTAAAGAAGAATTTGCTTTGAAAATGAATACAAGACCTGAAATTAAAGAAACAAAAGGTGAGAAGCTAAGTAAAGAGATTATGAAATTACATATTAATGCAGGTAAGAAAACAAAGATGAGGGCGGTAGATATTGTAGGCACGCTTTGTAATATTGAAGGCATGACAAAAGACGATATAGGAATCATCAATATAGTTGATATATCTACCTTTGTAGAAATATTAAATAATAAAGGAGAGTGGGTGTTCCAGCAGTTACAAAAAACACCTATCAAAGGCAGGCTTCGTACCGTAAGTAAAGTTGATATATAA
- a CDS encoding MBL fold metallo-hydrolase — protein sequence MRILALEFYKNGRMKESFAFGGSLEKEKININKDYPASLQNYLIDTGKEVILVDTGLPVETPDFEDKPDQALYMGEKIANFKEALKNVGYAPEDVSKVVLTHKHPDHAGELRMFDHAKIYISKIELEAMNIAADNLVEVNFTDGQYKNFDKSQIISENIYMLPAYGHTTGNSLIVVYDNGIHYMIHGDVTYTDEALRQNQLSVVFEDKVQAIETLNKVRTFIKENDTVYLSTHTPEGVTSLKNKTIMKL from the coding sequence ATGAGAATTTTAGCATTGGAATTTTATAAAAATGGAAGAATGAAAGAATCTTTTGCATTTGGAGGATCACTTGAAAAAGAAAAAATTAATATAAACAAAGATTACCCTGCAAGCCTGCAAAATTATTTAATAGATACTGGAAAAGAGGTTATTCTAGTAGACACAGGTTTACCAGTTGAGACTCCTGATTTTGAAGATAAACCTGATCAAGCCTTATATATGGGTGAAAAAATTGCTAATTTTAAAGAAGCACTAAAAAATGTAGGTTATGCTCCAGAAGATGTTAGTAAAGTAGTTTTAACTCATAAACATCCCGATCATGCCGGTGAACTTAGAATGTTTGATCATGCAAAGATTTATATATCAAAAATAGAGCTTGAGGCTATGAATATTGCAGCCGACAATTTAGTTGAAGTTAATTTTACTGATGGACAGTATAAAAACTTTGATAAAAGCCAAATTATAAGTGAAAATATTTATATGCTGCCAGCTTATGGACATACTACTGGAAATTCATTAATTGTTGTTTATGATAACGGTATTCACTACATGATTCATGGTGATGTTACTTACACAGACGAAGCTTTAAGGCAAAACCAATTATCTGTTGTCTTTGAAGATAAAGTACAAGCAATTGAAACATTAAATAAAGTCAGAACTTTTATAAAAGAAAATGATACAGTTTATTTATCAACTCATACTCCAGAAGGTGTAACTTCCCTTAAAAATAAGACTATAATGAAATTGTAA
- a CDS encoding MFS transporter has product MNKKHQNISFIAIILGFFMALLDTTVVNITLPRMTEYFNTTMDHISWVVNAYNLSTAVILVTASRLSDQFGRKKLFISGVFLFTISSFLCGISNSLQLLILFRTLQGIAAAFVVTIAMPLSAEIFPPEKRRTIMALWGAFSGLAAASGPSIGGIVTQFFNWRYIFFINIPIGCICMLLTMKFIKESYDPTASKNIDFFGIITISIAMFCLTFALMKANEKGWTSSFILSFFAISVIAFILFVIIELKVKEPMVPLSLFKSIPFTNGSITLFLLGLGMMSGTYLLSFFLIQIKGLNQLSAGLIISTMSLTSMIFSILATILTKKLGSRLTSALGILLLCISCYLNSSLTQNSSNIDFILRLIVAGSGTGLSMATLIGSVMANVPLDKIGIASGINNMTRTLGTVLGVALFLTIFTSNMTTQMYDAKDSAIQTIQNDTVFDDETKQQMITSIKTGSNKNVSLSEILNTIAEKEAAVLTSSPAVDKDKIKEIFETQKKETQKIIPNIQDTFLTYTVKAFSFTFKVSAIILLPGILFALFSDKKRSRNMKNKRLVENINNA; this is encoded by the coding sequence ATGAACAAAAAACATCAAAACATTTCTTTTATAGCCATCATTTTAGGATTTTTTATGGCATTATTAGATACAACTGTGGTAAATATTACTTTGCCTAGAATGACCGAATACTTTAATACCACTATGGATCATATTTCTTGGGTAGTAAATGCCTATAATCTGTCTACTGCAGTTATTCTAGTAACTGCTTCGAGACTTTCGGATCAATTTGGCAGAAAAAAATTGTTTATTTCAGGAGTATTTCTATTTACGATCTCTTCATTTCTATGTGGTATTTCAAATTCTCTTCAATTACTTATATTATTTCGAACACTTCAAGGTATAGCTGCAGCTTTTGTTGTAACCATTGCTATGCCTCTTTCTGCTGAAATATTCCCACCTGAAAAGAGAAGAACTATTATGGCACTTTGGGGAGCTTTTTCTGGTCTTGCTGCTGCAAGTGGTCCTTCCATTGGTGGTATAGTAACTCAATTTTTTAATTGGAGATATATTTTCTTCATTAATATACCCATAGGCTGTATTTGCATGCTATTGACTATGAAATTCATAAAGGAATCTTATGACCCAACCGCAAGCAAAAACATAGACTTTTTTGGAATTATAACAATCTCAATTGCTATGTTCTGCTTAACTTTCGCATTAATGAAAGCTAATGAAAAAGGTTGGACTTCAAGCTTCATCCTTTCCTTCTTTGCAATTTCTGTTATAGCCTTTATACTATTTGTCATTATTGAACTAAAAGTTAAAGAGCCCATGGTTCCTCTTAGTTTGTTTAAATCTATACCATTTACAAACGGATCTATTACGCTGTTTTTACTCGGTCTTGGTATGATGTCTGGTACCTACTTACTATCTTTTTTCCTAATTCAGATTAAAGGATTAAATCAACTTTCAGCAGGACTTATTATTTCAACTATGTCATTAACTTCAATGATTTTTTCAATATTAGCTACTATTTTGACAAAAAAATTAGGCAGCAGATTAACTAGTGCATTAGGTATTCTTTTACTTTGTATTTCTTGCTACTTAAATAGTTCTCTTACTCAAAATTCTTCAAATATAGATTTTATTTTAAGATTAATTGTTGCCGGTTCTGGTACGGGATTAAGTATGGCAACACTAATAGGTTCTGTAATGGCTAACGTTCCTTTAGATAAAATAGGAATAGCTTCTGGAATAAATAATATGACAAGAACACTTGGGACTGTACTTGGAGTTGCCTTATTTTTAACTATATTTACATCAAATATGACTACCCAGATGTATGATGCTAAAGACTCTGCTATTCAAACAATACAGAATGACACTGTATTTGATGATGAAACAAAGCAACAGATGATTACTTCTATCAAAACAGGTAGTAATAAAAATGTTAGTCTTTCAGAAATATTAAATACAATTGCTGAAAAAGAAGCTGCTGTGTTAACCTCTTCTCCTGCTGTGGATAAAGATAAAATCAAAGAGATTTTTGAAACTCAAAAGAAAGAAACCCAAAAAATAATACCTAATATACAAGATACCTTTTTGACTTATACTGTTAAAGCTTTTAGTTTTACATTTAAAGTGAGCGCTATAATTCTCTTGCCAGGTATATTGTTTGCATTATTCAGCGATAAAAAGAGAAGTCGTAATATGAAAAATAAGAGGCTTGTTGAAAACATAAATAATGCATAA